A section of the Aulosira sp. FACHB-615 genome encodes:
- a CDS encoding caspase family protein, which yields MSKHDFHRNFAIIIGINNYQNSIRKLITAVPDALKLAEIIQKQHENLKPQYQAQNKYEVQLLLNQRASLSQLKQLIADFKQGQITLERGKVTVTERDRLLFYFAGHGIALDALENQEGPVGYLIPQDAISGDSSTYLPMQELHDALNALPCRHLLAILDCCFAGAFRWASLKREVVRKVQIYKERYDRFISDRAWQVITSASDDQKALDSLGSRGRATDGNEIHSPFAKALFDVLLGKGGDSNQDGMVTATELYSYLRDQVEIASENYYQRQTPSLCPLRKHDKGEFIFLLPEFDRDKLEDAPPLNVENNPYRGLSSYDEKDSDLFFGREEQIQKLYQKVADNKQQLTLVLGASGTGKSSLVKAGLIPKLRKDDKTWRILPPFRPGESPLKSLNNVLESVKQPLIQAGTSSRLFTPAEESLGNWFKNNPQAKLLVIIDQFEELITLSKSEEAEKFQIFIKNILVKYANNIHVVITLRLDFEAQFQNSVLNDFWNNDARFVVAPMSQNEFRQAIEKPALEKVLYFDPPSLVDELINEVVQMPGALPLLSFTLSELYLKYLGDRTRDNRALTKKDYEELGRVVGSLTQRANQEYENLVKENSAYQDTVRRVMLRMISLQGGELARRQVPKSELVYSAQEENKRVQTVIKRFSEARLIVEGSNAQGESYVEPAHDALVQGWDQLLAWKKENEENIILQRRLTPDAEEWKSIKAKFQPLGLQTKAKTAIDWFDHRLYTIENSLTKIPSQFARLWKRSQNQQKHYGEKPVQFLWDANPYLDIVAKEISSDDNWLNQVEADFVEESVLQKRRNTSWRWRIAIAVMLGLSGLSIATLIGQRNAQIGQIRASRESAEANFRANEHLNALVDSLRAAKNFKQVFWPKPSLDLQNQVGQTLRNIVYGAKETDRWPAPPGIIFSIFFTSNGQLLVITNDNGKVCLWNQYGECLELKEQKGLLRGGISVSPDGSKIATATETGTVRLWDWQGNKSAEFQAHQGNIEYIKFSPDGNTIATVADKAVRLSDLQGNKIKEQNLTQRIIGLGFKSSGELLVATLEEALEEGNIRVLNWSGENFQEEAGFKNTYSSLTIEVSFSPDGKQAMVFHGEESENADLWNFSEDSKPNKNNKIDGIRSGSFSSDGKQLARTGIDGKVYLQNANVGSQFKLPQGIVQMSTFSPDGKQIVTVGDDNIIRLWDIEQQPLSKASLDQKNIESISFSSISFSPDGRTIATADSEGVVRLLDLQGNPIKEFTELPKVTSVSFSPDGRTIATTGDGGMVRLLDLQGNQKNEFKAHPGKVTSVTWRQDGQEIATIGDADSDPDNQSQTSDDTLVRFWDTKGNPLEKQQKSTNTFGGVSFRANDKPLLLSFVSNSGDAGAAFSNVNLLDFSGRSTNFIQGRQAGNVFNLVKISQDGSLILTTSQNENTISLWNLKGEKLMEFSGNGGNIKSLSLNPDNSMLAVITKDGNAELWRLGNFDELLSKGCDRIRDYLQNNPNVNESDRHLCDHIPPITTKPKN from the coding sequence ATGTCTAAACATGATTTTCATCGTAATTTTGCTATTATTATCGGTATTAATAATTATCAAAATAGTATTAGAAAGTTAATAACCGCAGTTCCAGATGCTCTCAAATTAGCTGAAATTATTCAAAAGCAACATGAGAATCTAAAACCGCAATATCAGGCACAAAATAAGTACGAAGTGCAATTATTGTTGAATCAACGTGCTAGTCTTAGCCAGCTAAAACAATTAATTGCCGACTTCAAACAAGGACAAATAACGCTTGAAAGAGGAAAAGTTACAGTTACAGAAAGAGATCGCCTCCTCTTCTATTTTGCTGGACATGGCATTGCTTTAGATGCGCTAGAAAATCAAGAAGGGCCTGTAGGTTATCTGATTCCTCAAGATGCTATATCCGGTGATAGCAGTACCTACTTACCAATGCAGGAATTACATGATGCTTTGAACGCACTTCCTTGTAGGCATCTGTTAGCAATTCTTGATTGCTGCTTTGCTGGAGCCTTCCGTTGGGCAAGCCTGAAGCGGGAAGTTGTACGCAAAGTGCAGATATATAAGGAACGCTACGACAGATTTATTAGCGATCGCGCTTGGCAAGTGATTACTTCTGCATCTGACGACCAAAAAGCTTTAGATTCCTTGGGATCTCGTGGGAGAGCCACAGACGGAAACGAAATTCATTCTCCCTTTGCTAAAGCTCTGTTTGATGTTCTGCTGGGCAAAGGTGGAGATTCAAATCAAGATGGGATGGTGACTGCAACTGAGCTTTACTCCTATTTGCGGGATCAAGTAGAAATCGCCTCAGAAAATTACTACCAGCGACAAACTCCTAGTTTGTGTCCACTCAGGAAACATGATAAAGGGGAATTTATCTTTTTGTTGCCTGAATTTGACCGAGATAAATTAGAAGATGCACCACCACTAAACGTAGAAAATAATCCGTATCGAGGATTATCTTCCTATGATGAAAAAGACAGTGATTTGTTTTTTGGTAGAGAAGAGCAAATTCAAAAGCTTTACCAAAAAGTAGCTGATAACAAGCAACAATTAACATTAGTATTGGGTGCTTCGGGAACGGGTAAATCTAGTTTGGTGAAAGCTGGACTTATTCCTAAACTCAGGAAAGATGACAAAACCTGGCGTATCCTGCCGCCTTTTCGACCAGGGGAGTCTCCTTTGAAGTCATTGAATAACGTACTAGAATCGGTCAAGCAGCCTTTAATCCAAGCAGGAACATCTTCCCGTTTATTCACCCCAGCCGAAGAAAGTTTGGGAAATTGGTTCAAGAATAATCCTCAAGCAAAGCTACTGGTGATTATCGATCAGTTTGAAGAATTGATAACTTTATCTAAGAGTGAAGAAGCCGAGAAATTTCAGATATTTATTAAAAATATACTTGTTAAATACGCTAACAACATCCATGTAGTTATTACCTTGCGACTCGATTTTGAAGCGCAGTTTCAAAACTCGGTACTCAACGACTTTTGGAATAATGATGCTCGGTTTGTTGTTGCACCAATGAGCCAGAATGAATTTCGCCAAGCAATTGAGAAACCTGCACTAGAAAAAGTTCTATATTTCGACCCTCCCAGCTTGGTGGATGAACTAATTAACGAAGTCGTACAAATGCCAGGGGCTTTACCTTTGCTTTCTTTCACCCTGAGCGAATTGTACTTGAAGTATTTAGGCGATCGCACCAGGGATAACCGGGCTTTAACTAAGAAAGATTACGAAGAGTTGGGAAGAGTTGTTGGTTCTTTGACTCAGCGTGCTAACCAGGAATATGAGAACTTAGTTAAAGAAAACAGTGCTTATCAAGATACAGTGCGGCGAGTAATGTTACGGATGATTTCGTTGCAAGGTGGCGAGTTAGCGCGGCGACAGGTTCCTAAATCGGAACTGGTATATTCTGCTCAGGAAGAAAACAAGCGAGTGCAAACAGTCATCAAACGTTTCTCTGAAGCTCGCTTAATCGTTGAGGGGTCTAACGCTCAAGGTGAATCTTATGTAGAACCAGCCCATGATGCTTTGGTGCAGGGGTGGGATCAGTTACTAGCTTGGAAAAAAGAAAACGAGGAAAATATAATCTTACAACGGCGACTGACACCAGATGCCGAAGAATGGAAAAGCATAAAGGCCAAGTTTCAGCCATTAGGTTTGCAAACAAAGGCTAAAACTGCGATTGATTGGTTTGATCACAGACTCTACACTATTGAAAACTCATTGACCAAAATTCCTTCTCAGTTTGCTCGACTGTGGAAGCGATCGCAAAATCAGCAAAAGCATTATGGAGAAAAACCCGTACAGTTTTTGTGGGATGCGAATCCTTATCTCGATATAGTAGCTAAAGAAATTAGTTCCGATGATAACTGGCTGAACCAGGTAGAAGCTGATTTTGTTGAAGAAAGCGTTTTACAAAAACGCCGCAATACGAGTTGGCGGTGGCGGATTGCGATCGCTGTTATGCTAGGACTAAGCGGGTTGTCTATTGCTACACTTATTGGACAGAGAAACGCCCAGATAGGGCAAATTCGCGCTTCTAGAGAATCTGCTGAAGCGAACTTTCGTGCTAATGAACATTTAAATGCTTTAGTTGATAGCCTTCGTGCAGCTAAAAATTTTAAGCAGGTATTTTGGCCAAAGCCGAGTCTTGATCTACAGAATCAAGTAGGACAAACCCTGCGAAACATTGTATATGGCGCAAAAGAGACAGATCGTTGGCCAGCCCCTCCTGGTATTATATTCAGCATATTTTTTACTAGTAATGGCCAGCTACTTGTCATCACGAATGATAATGGCAAAGTTTGCTTGTGGAACCAATATGGTGAATGTCTAGAACTAAAAGAGCAAAAAGGTTTACTTAGAGGAGGTATCAGTGTCAGTCCTGATGGGAGTAAAATCGCTACTGCAACAGAGACAGGTACAGTAAGGTTATGGGACTGGCAAGGCAACAAATCAGCCGAATTTCAAGCACATCAAGGGAATATTGAATATATTAAGTTTAGTCCAGATGGCAATACAATTGCTACTGTTGCGGACAAAGCTGTACGTTTATCGGATTTACAAGGTAACAAGATAAAAGAACAGAACCTAACACAAAGGATAATCGGGCTAGGTTTTAAATCTAGTGGTGAACTATTAGTAGCGACGTTAGAAGAAGCATTAGAAGAAGGCAACATTAGAGTATTAAATTGGTCAGGAGAAAATTTCCAAGAGGAAGCGGGATTTAAAAATACTTATAGTAGTCTAACAATAGAAGTCAGTTTTAGCCCTGATGGCAAACAAGCAATGGTTTTTCATGGAGAAGAGTCAGAAAATGCCGATTTGTGGAACTTCTCAGAGGACAGTAAACCAAACAAAAACAATAAGATTGATGGAATCCGGAGTGGCAGTTTTAGCTCTGATGGCAAGCAATTAGCTAGGACTGGAATTGATGGTAAAGTCTATTTACAAAATGCTAATGTTGGGAGTCAATTCAAATTGCCTCAAGGCATAGTTCAAATGTCCACCTTTAGTCCCGATGGCAAGCAAATAGTTACTGTTGGAGACGATAACATCATTCGCTTGTGGGATATAGAGCAGCAGCCGTTATCCAAAGCTTCATTGGATCAAAAGAATATAGAAAGTATTAGTTTTAGCAGTATTAGTTTTAGCCCTGATGGTAGGACAATTGCTACCGCAGATTCAGAAGGTGTTGTGCGCTTGTTGGACTTACAAGGCAACCCAATTAAAGAATTTACGGAACTTCCTAAAGTCACAAGTGTTAGTTTTAGCCCTGATGGTAGGACAATTGCTACCACAGGAGATGGTGGTATGGTGCGCTTGTTGGATTTGCAGGGCAACCAAAAAAACGAATTCAAAGCACATCCAGGCAAGGTCACGAGTGTCACTTGGAGGCAGGATGGTCAGGAAATAGCCACTATAGGCGATGCCGATAGCGATCCAGATAACCAAAGTCAAACATCAGACGACACTCTAGTCCGATTCTGGGATACCAAAGGAAACCCGTTAGAAAAGCAACAAAAATCCACTAATACCTTCGGAGGTGTTAGTTTTCGAGCCAATGACAAGCCACTATTACTTAGTTTTGTGAGTAACAGTGGAGATGCAGGTGCAGCTTTTAGTAATGTTAATTTATTAGACTTTTCGGGACGCTCAACTAACTTTATCCAAGGACGGCAAGCTGGAAATGTGTTTAACTTGGTCAAAATTAGCCAGGATGGCAGCTTAATCCTGACTACTTCACAGAACGAGAACACTATCAGTTTGTGGAACTTAAAGGGCGAAAAATTGATGGAATTTTCAGGAAATGGAGGTAATATCAAAAGCCTTAGCCTTAACCCTGATAACAGTATGCTGGCTGTGATTACAAAGGACGGTAATGCGGAGTTGTGGCGGTTGGGGAACTTTGATGAACTACTCTCGAAAGGTTGCGATCGCATTCGTGACTATCTCCAAAATAACCCCAATGTTAATGAAAGCGATCGCCATCTCTGTGACCATATACCACCAATTACTACAAAGCCTAAGAATTAG